One genomic region from Homalodisca vitripennis isolate AUS2020 chromosome 6, UT_GWSS_2.1, whole genome shotgun sequence encodes:
- the LOC124365083 gene encoding ribonuclease Y isoform X2, whose amino-acid sequence MLIGLVTESVMSCFCRSCKAPIAATANRRNKAPLKKCKTAKIRTKQPKKVKFITTEIRCQEQSKGGLKFDVILADPAATPPAPKRTQSPTRTKSVENIEEKLKAAEERRLSLEASKIASIAAKLAKIEEASKKKDEQTSVFITQTKEALDQKMETHVEKRDAYISAFKTKLKDHWDSVEKTRQMLEKQTLELRKEVEEKLQTASAQRDEVLKNTVDRLKEHEEQVKKVRAINKEKFASLESQIQTKLEQAEQRRVTKEKEQLEKLKSQNKDKLEELRLSSQEEAKKMLEIIREKLETAEQKRLKELERKIEIARNNERRAEMVRQNKRLSTNQDEQITASSG is encoded by the exons CGAACCGCAGGAACAAGGCCCCCCTCAAGAAATGCAAAACGGCGAAGATCCGAACGAAGCAGCCCAAGAAGGTGAAATTTATAA CCACTGAAATCCGTTGCCAGGAGCAATCAAAGGGTGGACTCAAGTTCGATGTGATCTTGGCGGACCCTGCAGCAACCCCACCAGCACCCAAGCGGACCCAGTCCCCCACCAGGACTAAGTCTGTTGAGAACATAGAAGAAAAGCTTAAGGCTGCTGAGGAGAGAAGATTG TCACTGGAGGCTAGCAAGATTGCCAGTATCGCAGCTAAGCTGGCCAAGATCGAAGAGGCGTCTAAGAAAAAGGATGAGCAGACCTCTGTCTTCATCACCCAGACCAAAGAAGCCCTCGACCAGAAAATGGAAACGCACGTGGAGAAGAGAGACGCCTACATCAGTGCTTTCAAGACCAAGTTGAAGGACCAT TGGGATTCAGTGGAGAAGACCCGCCAGATGCTGGAGAAGCAGACCTTGGAGCTGCGCAAGGAGGTTGAGGAGAAACTACAGACTGCTTCTGCGCAACGCGATGAAGTGTTGAAGAACACTGTAGACAGATTGAAGGAGCAT GAAGAGCAAGTGAAGAAGGTGCGAGCTATCAACAAAGAGAAGTTTGCCAGTCTGGAGAGTCAGATCCAGACCAAGCTCGAGCAGGCAGAGCAGAGGCGAGTGACCAAAGAGAAGGAACAACTCGAGAAGCTCAAGAGCCAG AACAAAGACAAATTAGAAGAGTTAAGACTGTCCAGCCAAGAAGAGGCCAAGAAGATGCTCGAAATCATTCGGGAAAAGCTAGAAACTGCCGAGCAAAAACGACTGAAGGAACTCGAACGAAAAATAGAAATCGCTAGAAATAAT GAACGGAGGGCAGAGATGGTGCGCCAGAATAAGCGGCTGTCGACCAACCAGGATGAGCAGATCACCGCCTCCTCGGGTTAA
- the LOC124365083 gene encoding ribonuclease Y isoform X1: protein MSEIDQCIENLLLVTENAIKGFEEECLKLQTKLSHTLHSFRITLENMRTQLEVSLNSKVPDPGVVSSKYCVLVNKNPLNDLETCTESNATEIRCQEQSKGGLKFDVILADPAATPPAPKRTQSPTRTKSVENIEEKLKAAEERRLSLEASKIASIAAKLAKIEEASKKKDEQTSVFITQTKEALDQKMETHVEKRDAYISAFKTKLKDHWDSVEKTRQMLEKQTLELRKEVEEKLQTASAQRDEVLKNTVDRLKEHEEQVKKVRAINKEKFASLESQIQTKLEQAEQRRVTKEKEQLEKLKSQNKDKLEELRLSSQEEAKKMLEIIREKLETAEQKRLKELERKIEIARNNERRAEMVRQNKRLSTNQDEQITASSG from the exons ATGAGTGAAATCGATCAATGTATTGAAAACTTATTACTTGTTACCGAAAATGCCATCAAGGGATTCGAGGAAGAATgtttaaaacttcaaacaaagttgTCACACACTCTCCACAGTTTTAGGATAACCCTTGAAAACATGAGGACACAGCTTGAAGTTAGTCTGAACTCCAAGGTGCCTGATCCTGGTGTTGTATCTTCCAAGTATTGTGTTCTTGTAAACAAAAATCCTTTGAACGATCTAGAAACTTGCACAGAAAGCAATG CCACTGAAATCCGTTGCCAGGAGCAATCAAAGGGTGGACTCAAGTTCGATGTGATCTTGGCGGACCCTGCAGCAACCCCACCAGCACCCAAGCGGACCCAGTCCCCCACCAGGACTAAGTCTGTTGAGAACATAGAAGAAAAGCTTAAGGCTGCTGAGGAGAGAAGATTG TCACTGGAGGCTAGCAAGATTGCCAGTATCGCAGCTAAGCTGGCCAAGATCGAAGAGGCGTCTAAGAAAAAGGATGAGCAGACCTCTGTCTTCATCACCCAGACCAAAGAAGCCCTCGACCAGAAAATGGAAACGCACGTGGAGAAGAGAGACGCCTACATCAGTGCTTTCAAGACCAAGTTGAAGGACCAT TGGGATTCAGTGGAGAAGACCCGCCAGATGCTGGAGAAGCAGACCTTGGAGCTGCGCAAGGAGGTTGAGGAGAAACTACAGACTGCTTCTGCGCAACGCGATGAAGTGTTGAAGAACACTGTAGACAGATTGAAGGAGCAT GAAGAGCAAGTGAAGAAGGTGCGAGCTATCAACAAAGAGAAGTTTGCCAGTCTGGAGAGTCAGATCCAGACCAAGCTCGAGCAGGCAGAGCAGAGGCGAGTGACCAAAGAGAAGGAACAACTCGAGAAGCTCAAGAGCCAG AACAAAGACAAATTAGAAGAGTTAAGACTGTCCAGCCAAGAAGAGGCCAAGAAGATGCTCGAAATCATTCGGGAAAAGCTAGAAACTGCCGAGCAAAAACGACTGAAGGAACTCGAACGAAAAATAGAAATCGCTAGAAATAAT GAACGGAGGGCAGAGATGGTGCGCCAGAATAAGCGGCTGTCGACCAACCAGGATGAGCAGATCACCGCCTCCTCGGGTTAA
- the LOC124365083 gene encoding uncharacterized protein LOC124365083 isoform X5: protein MSEIDQCIENLLLVTENAIKGFEEECLKLQTKLSHTLHSFRITLENMRTQLEVSLNSKVPDPGVVSSKYCVLVNKNPLNDLETCTESNATEIRCQEQSKGGLKFDVILADPAATPPAPKRTQSPTRTKSVENIEEKLKAAEERRLSLEASKIASIAAKLAKIEEASKKKDEQTSVFITQTKEALDQKMETHVEKRDAYISAFKTKLKDHNKDKLEELRLSSQEEAKKMLEIIREKLETAEQKRLKELERKIEIARNNERRAEMVRQNKRLSTNQDEQITASSG from the exons ATGAGTGAAATCGATCAATGTATTGAAAACTTATTACTTGTTACCGAAAATGCCATCAAGGGATTCGAGGAAGAATgtttaaaacttcaaacaaagttgTCACACACTCTCCACAGTTTTAGGATAACCCTTGAAAACATGAGGACACAGCTTGAAGTTAGTCTGAACTCCAAGGTGCCTGATCCTGGTGTTGTATCTTCCAAGTATTGTGTTCTTGTAAACAAAAATCCTTTGAACGATCTAGAAACTTGCACAGAAAGCAATG CCACTGAAATCCGTTGCCAGGAGCAATCAAAGGGTGGACTCAAGTTCGATGTGATCTTGGCGGACCCTGCAGCAACCCCACCAGCACCCAAGCGGACCCAGTCCCCCACCAGGACTAAGTCTGTTGAGAACATAGAAGAAAAGCTTAAGGCTGCTGAGGAGAGAAGATTG TCACTGGAGGCTAGCAAGATTGCCAGTATCGCAGCTAAGCTGGCCAAGATCGAAGAGGCGTCTAAGAAAAAGGATGAGCAGACCTCTGTCTTCATCACCCAGACCAAAGAAGCCCTCGACCAGAAAATGGAAACGCACGTGGAGAAGAGAGACGCCTACATCAGTGCTTTCAAGACCAAGTTGAAGGACCAT AACAAAGACAAATTAGAAGAGTTAAGACTGTCCAGCCAAGAAGAGGCCAAGAAGATGCTCGAAATCATTCGGGAAAAGCTAGAAACTGCCGAGCAAAAACGACTGAAGGAACTCGAACGAAAAATAGAAATCGCTAGAAATAAT GAACGGAGGGCAGAGATGGTGCGCCAGAATAAGCGGCTGTCGACCAACCAGGATGAGCAGATCACCGCCTCCTCGGGTTAA
- the LOC124365083 gene encoding golgin subfamily A member 6-like protein 4 isoform X3, whose product MSEIDQCIENLLLVTENAIKGFEEECLKLQTKLSHTLHSFRITLENMRTQLEVSLNSKVPDPGVVSSKYCVLVNKNPLNDLETCTESNATEIRCQEQSKGGLKFDVILADPAATPPAPKRTQSPTRTKSVENIEEKLKAAEERRLSLEASKIASIAAKLAKIEEASKKKDEQTSVFITQTKEALDQKMETHVEKRDAYISAFKTKLKDHWDSVEKTRQMLEKQTLELRKEVEEKLQTASAQRDEVLKNTVDRLKEHEEQVKKVRAINKEKFASLESQIQTKLEQAEQRRVTKEKEQLEKLKSQERRAEMVRQNKRLSTNQDEQITASSG is encoded by the exons ATGAGTGAAATCGATCAATGTATTGAAAACTTATTACTTGTTACCGAAAATGCCATCAAGGGATTCGAGGAAGAATgtttaaaacttcaaacaaagttgTCACACACTCTCCACAGTTTTAGGATAACCCTTGAAAACATGAGGACACAGCTTGAAGTTAGTCTGAACTCCAAGGTGCCTGATCCTGGTGTTGTATCTTCCAAGTATTGTGTTCTTGTAAACAAAAATCCTTTGAACGATCTAGAAACTTGCACAGAAAGCAATG CCACTGAAATCCGTTGCCAGGAGCAATCAAAGGGTGGACTCAAGTTCGATGTGATCTTGGCGGACCCTGCAGCAACCCCACCAGCACCCAAGCGGACCCAGTCCCCCACCAGGACTAAGTCTGTTGAGAACATAGAAGAAAAGCTTAAGGCTGCTGAGGAGAGAAGATTG TCACTGGAGGCTAGCAAGATTGCCAGTATCGCAGCTAAGCTGGCCAAGATCGAAGAGGCGTCTAAGAAAAAGGATGAGCAGACCTCTGTCTTCATCACCCAGACCAAAGAAGCCCTCGACCAGAAAATGGAAACGCACGTGGAGAAGAGAGACGCCTACATCAGTGCTTTCAAGACCAAGTTGAAGGACCAT TGGGATTCAGTGGAGAAGACCCGCCAGATGCTGGAGAAGCAGACCTTGGAGCTGCGCAAGGAGGTTGAGGAGAAACTACAGACTGCTTCTGCGCAACGCGATGAAGTGTTGAAGAACACTGTAGACAGATTGAAGGAGCAT GAAGAGCAAGTGAAGAAGGTGCGAGCTATCAACAAAGAGAAGTTTGCCAGTCTGGAGAGTCAGATCCAGACCAAGCTCGAGCAGGCAGAGCAGAGGCGAGTGACCAAAGAGAAGGAACAACTCGAGAAGCTCAAGAGCCAG GAACGGAGGGCAGAGATGGTGCGCCAGAATAAGCGGCTGTCGACCAACCAGGATGAGCAGATCACCGCCTCCTCGGGTTAA
- the LOC124365083 gene encoding ribonuclease Y isoform X4, whose translation MSGQTDDATEIRCQEQSKGGLKFDVILADPAATPPAPKRTQSPTRTKSVENIEEKLKAAEERRLSLEASKIASIAAKLAKIEEASKKKDEQTSVFITQTKEALDQKMETHVEKRDAYISAFKTKLKDHWDSVEKTRQMLEKQTLELRKEVEEKLQTASAQRDEVLKNTVDRLKEHEEQVKKVRAINKEKFASLESQIQTKLEQAEQRRVTKEKEQLEKLKSQNKDKLEELRLSSQEEAKKMLEIIREKLETAEQKRLKELERKIEIARNNERRAEMVRQNKRLSTNQDEQITASSG comes from the exons CCACTGAAATCCGTTGCCAGGAGCAATCAAAGGGTGGACTCAAGTTCGATGTGATCTTGGCGGACCCTGCAGCAACCCCACCAGCACCCAAGCGGACCCAGTCCCCCACCAGGACTAAGTCTGTTGAGAACATAGAAGAAAAGCTTAAGGCTGCTGAGGAGAGAAGATTG TCACTGGAGGCTAGCAAGATTGCCAGTATCGCAGCTAAGCTGGCCAAGATCGAAGAGGCGTCTAAGAAAAAGGATGAGCAGACCTCTGTCTTCATCACCCAGACCAAAGAAGCCCTCGACCAGAAAATGGAAACGCACGTGGAGAAGAGAGACGCCTACATCAGTGCTTTCAAGACCAAGTTGAAGGACCAT TGGGATTCAGTGGAGAAGACCCGCCAGATGCTGGAGAAGCAGACCTTGGAGCTGCGCAAGGAGGTTGAGGAGAAACTACAGACTGCTTCTGCGCAACGCGATGAAGTGTTGAAGAACACTGTAGACAGATTGAAGGAGCAT GAAGAGCAAGTGAAGAAGGTGCGAGCTATCAACAAAGAGAAGTTTGCCAGTCTGGAGAGTCAGATCCAGACCAAGCTCGAGCAGGCAGAGCAGAGGCGAGTGACCAAAGAGAAGGAACAACTCGAGAAGCTCAAGAGCCAG AACAAAGACAAATTAGAAGAGTTAAGACTGTCCAGCCAAGAAGAGGCCAAGAAGATGCTCGAAATCATTCGGGAAAAGCTAGAAACTGCCGAGCAAAAACGACTGAAGGAACTCGAACGAAAAATAGAAATCGCTAGAAATAAT GAACGGAGGGCAGAGATGGTGCGCCAGAATAAGCGGCTGTCGACCAACCAGGATGAGCAGATCACCGCCTCCTCGGGTTAA